The following proteins are encoded in a genomic region of Arachis stenosperma cultivar V10309 chromosome 4, arast.V10309.gnm1.PFL2, whole genome shotgun sequence:
- the LOC130976602 gene encoding transcription factor NAI1-like, with protein sequence MENLFKSWISRHLGMEEEEEENDDTIIMNNYSMNEEQEFLMKIFNGRPDFSSPESSEHHYYSSPNNNNNNSYNNNDPNNCDTSPNNNNSSVSFEDTRVQKSKSSNSSSSTYLLSFEPNSFKGRSRGDDGFELFEASMNKNDEGGTTKKRKGKTVDHIIAERKRRQDLTRSIIQLSATIPGLKKMDKAHIIRESLSYIKVLQDRVKELENQIKDRRVDSAIFIGRSQDSLSTDKSTISCEITSDNNNGGGVFNESSLEIEAKVMEKEVLIRIQCEKQKNNIIMLKIHAFLDKLHLSIASNSVIPFGTSTLVIITIVAEMDNGGKFSMTMEELVKSLREDLMETDNNAW encoded by the exons ATGGAGAATTTATTCAAGAGTTGGATTTCTCGACATCTG ggaatggaagaagaagaagaagaaaatgatgatACGATCATCATGAACAACTACTCAATGaatgaagagcaagagttcctAATGAAAATCTTTAATGGCCGACCAGATTTCTCATCACCAGAAAGTAGCGAACATCATTATTATTCTTCCcccaataataataacaataatagttataataataatgatCCTAATAATTGTGACACAAGCCCCAATAACAATAATAGTAGTGTATCATTTGAAGACACAAGAGTGCAAAAAAGTAAAAGCTCCAATTCTAGTTCTTCTACCTATCTATTATCATTTGAGCCTAATTCATTTaaaggaagaagtagaggtgATGATGGGTTTGAATTATTTGAAGCAAGTATGAATAAAAATGATGAAGGTGGAACAACAAAAAAGCGCAAAGGAAAGACAGTAGATCACATCATAGCTGAGAGGAAAAGGAGGCAAGACCTAACAAGAAGCATCATCCAACTTTCAGCCACTATACCTGGCTTGAAGAAG ATGGACAAGGCTCATATAATTCGGGAATCTCTAAGTTACATAAAAGTTCTTCAAGATCGAGTGAAAGAGTTGGAGAACCAAATCAAAGATAGAAGAGTAGATTCAGCAATATTCATAGGAAGATCTCAAGACTCATTATCAACAGATAAAAGCACAATCAGCTGTGAAATAACATCAGATAACAACAATGGTGGTGGTGTTTTCAATGAATCATCACTTGAGATTGAAGCAAAAGTCATGGAAAAAGAAGTTCTCATTAGAATCCAATGTGAGAAGCAAAAAAACAATATAATAATGCTCAAAATACATGCCTTTCTTGACAAGCTTCATCTCTCTATAGCAAGTAACAGTGTGATACCATTTGGGACTTCTACTCTCGTAATAATTACCATTGTTGCTGAG ATGGATAATGGTGGCAAATTCAGCATGACAATGGAAGAACTAGTGAAAAGCCTGAGAGAAGATTTGATGGAGACAGACAATAATGCATGGTAG